TGTTGCAGTTGCTGCCATTGTCCTTGCTCACTGAATACATTACCGAAAccaaacggcaccgtttcaTTGTTCGACCAAGTGATCAAGCTCGTAAAACTCTCCATCTCCGTAAACCCTAAATCATTAGGATTTTCGTAAAGTTTCGAATCGCTTAAGTTTATCAAGCTCGAATGAGACGTTACCGCCGGCGCCGCTTCGGCGGTGCTGCCGCCGGAGTTATTATTGTTATTCGTTGCTGGTACGTTAAAATTGGTTGCGGTGAGACTGGAACTCTCGCTGCTGGAATGAGTATTCTCTTTAAGTTGATTACAGTGCTGCTTCTGGAGGAGCTGTGGCTGTACAGCGGCGGCGGCGACTGTGATGGTTGCGGATGGTTTGATTTTCGAGTGCCTTGCTTTACGACAACCGCCGCCGACGGGGACGTTTCGAAGTACGCCACCTTTCGTCCAGTAACGACGGCAGCTCTTACAGAAATAACGTAGCTGAGAGAGGTTGTAGTTGTTGTAGTAACAGAATTTTGTATTGAGAGAGTCGCAGCGGGGACACTGGAGTGCTTGGTGGTGCTGCGGCCGTAACCTGCCGTAACCGACTCCTCCTCCGCCGCTGAGTATACGGCCACCTCCGATCGAGTGGGTGTCTTGCATTGCTCACAGCAACTTTCGctccaaaaaaatgaaaacccaaTTTGTTGAATAAAGCACAGAAGAATTTGAGCTATTGTCTTTACAAATATTGTTTTGCATATATCTTCTAGAAATAAAATGGCATGCAATTACCGAATTAACCCTATTTCGTAAACGAAATTACATGTACGTGCTTAGGGTCGTGACTTAATTTTCAACTTGATTCGAGCTAAATAAATCATGTACAAAATACACCATCAAATCATATTTAGTTGATTTATGTTtctaaataaactatttttataaatattttaaataaaaattattttattctttacaataatataaaattaaattaatctatttaataattaaagcatgTAGATTGAATATTAATTGATTGGTATCAATATTGTTTAAAGGTTGAAAGAAATTATAGGTAATTCTAGGTATCTGTATAAAAAATCAAAGCATAATGTGAGGGATGTTTTGATACCCAAGTTCAAAGTCAATCATGTGCAATTATATTTATGGGTTATTGATGAAATGCATTACAtgaatattacatataaattaaaatgaagaaaagctATTTAAGATAcatattattaagaaaatttaaagttttaaatgtatgaatgatttattgaaagtaaaataGTGGTAAggtaaattgtacatatttaCTGTTTTTActttaagtatttgaattatagtaataccactgagtgTATTTGAGATTAGGTACAGAAATTTTAAAGAGTGATAAGGTAAATAGTGGTACGAGTTGTTTCTGTACGCAGATTAGGTACAGAAATTTTGAAGAGCTGTATTTGAGATTACGAGCTTCCATCTCATCACATCTTCAAGCAATAAGAGGAtacgttttaaaattttaaatagaatgtcATATACTTAGGAAAAAATCAAGTATATTCCAAATAGTAGTAAGggctaaattatattttatttaaatttattatttgtccGTTTTATGTTCTAATATATTAGTGATTAGCCAAGAATTactttggcaccaaatgtaatatttctATATCAGGTTCCTTTAGTTGAACTTgatatggggtgttacacatacgCCTGTGTGGTCAAGCCGTGTAGCTCACACGACCAAATGACACGCCAATATCTTAGGCCGTGTGATACTTAAGTAGAGCATATATGCCCATGTCCCTAAACcttgtaactctctgacttgaaaattatttaggtgcaggggtcacacagctaagtcacacgcccgtgtctttgtCCGTGTCAATTTCTAagcattttgtttctcaaatttaagatgcaggggtaaattttgtaaatttacatGTTTCACACTTGTAAATTTTGTTTCTAGGCATGTTCTAACGATTATTAGGTTATggaatattaaaaatcataacataagaaatgagaaataataaataataaataataaatagaaataagaaAGATATATTATATTAGGATTTAAATAGGAGTAATTTGAAGTTAGGATttcaaaaggattaatttgaatttcgaATTAAGATAAGCAGTTAAAAGATAATgcaattttaattctatttgaattttgaaagttaagaTATTTTTCCTATGTTAGAAATATAGTATTTTCTATGGTAAATATGGGACTTTAATATTAGTTTCAGAAAAAGCCCATgcattttatattggtatttttaaaaaaaattaaaaatctaaagaaaGTAGACGGAAGATGATCAAAATGGCCAATTGAGTGGGTTAATGttgcttttaattatttttcagctggtttttctaaatttgatgaatgaatatattttctgtggaattagatttaaatagattgtttgcaaattaaattaaataaattatattttttctagtagatttagtatttattagtataaaatcttaatttagttttttttacatttattaattttagaaaatatataatttgataagatttgattttgtaatttgatacggtttgattttataatttgattttgtatacTTTGACTGTcgaactataaatagagactctcCCCTCGCCCATTCTATTTCATGATTATTCTGTTCTTTTGAGTAAAAGTTAAGCGACCAAATAACTTTCTCTTCCTTCCTTCCACAAATCCGATCCGGTGGCTGTCACCTCCACCCAAGCCCGCCGTCAGTGTTCTCAGCTCAGCTTCTTGGACCTCTTCTATTCTCAAGTCTCCAAGGTTTGCTAGGAAGCCAGACATAAGCTAGTGAAGTCGAACCACAAGTACAGAAGCAAAAAACTTCCAATTACTATCGCCAATCGTCGCACCGGTCTGTAGTTTTCTTATCTTATGGCGATGTGTGTCGAAGACAGGATCAGTAAATTTTCGGATCATATTCTTTGTCATATTTTGTCTTTCCTTCCCATTAAAGAAGCAGTTCGAACCTCTATTATTTCAACCAAGTGGAGAAACCTCTTTGCTTCAATTTCTATCATtgaatttgatggtgatttaCTGCGTCGTTTGACTGACAGAAACATTGACAGCTTCAAGAACTTTGTTGATAGGTTGTTGAAATTCCCCGATCAAGTAAGTTTAGATTGCTTTAGGCTACATGATGGGATTTCTTCATGGAATGATGGGATTTCTTCATGGATTGATGGAGATCATGATTTTGATGTTTCTGGTTGGATATGTGCTGCACTGTGCCGTGGTGTTAaggaaattgatttgaaattatataatcTTGGGGATGTTCCACCTGATGTTCCACCTGTTTTATTCACTTGCCACTCACTGGTGAATCTGACATTGGTTGCATTAGGTTTTAAGATTGAGGTCCCATCTGACGTTTGTTTAGGGAATCTGAAGACTTTCTACCTTGAATCGGTATTTGTCTGTGATTCCATTAATAGGTTAATTTCGAATTGTCATGTCTTAGAGGATTTGACTTTTATGTATTGTTCTGTTGCGAATGCAAGTGAGCTTAATATCCAAAGTCCTTCGCTTAAGGAATTGACACTTTATTTTGATCCGCCAGACATAGACCACTCGGTCCACTCGGTGGTGATTAATGCTCCAAATCTTGTTTATTTTCGATATGGAGGTGACATAGTTAGAGTTTATCCTTTGGGTAACATGAAGTCCCTAGAAAAAGCCCAGATTTACATCTGGTTTGGTTCCGAAACAAATGCAGCTCATCTATACCAAGGAATTTGCAATATACGGTCTCTAACATTACAAATTTCAAAAGAGGTAAGTAAACTTAGTATTGATgtgttcttttaccttttaacattatataataGCTCCAGGTTTTTGTGTGCGCAGATTTTCCCAACAAGTCGACTTCCTATATTTCATAACCTTATTGAACTCGAATTTCACGGAGACATTTGTTTTGTGGAGATTCTACATTGTATGCCTAATCTAAAGAAACTTATCCTCAAATATCTGGTATGAAGTCTTTGTCTAAGTACATGTATTCATTACAACTGATCGTTTTAGTGTTTCTTAGTACAAATtgaataacttttattttttttcatgagtTTAGAATTACGCGGGAACTCAATGGAAGGCTTTATATATAGAAATTCCTTCTTGTTTGACATTTCACCTCAAGGAGATTGAGATTGAAACTTCACGCATTGACACACACATGATTGAAATGATTAGTTATTTGCTGAATAATGCAATGGTTCTGGAAAGGCTCATAATAATAAGTACGAATCGTTTGACTACTACAACAGAGAAAAGGAAAGTCCGCAACCAATTATTGCAGTTATTAAAGAGTTCAAAGAAAtgtctaattattattttgtagtATTGAATTATCAGATTATTGTGAAATGTAAATTCAGTGATCTCAagtaacttttatatatttgaaaaggaAATAAGTGTTTAAGCCAGTCTTCTTCTAATAACTTAGAATTGTTGTGCTTGGAATATTTGGAAAGGAAACAAATTggtaattttcaatttcaaacaaaagttAAAAGCTAAAGACATTTAAAATTGAACTTTTGTGCGTGGAtggaaaaacatttatttacggtatttaattttatttcaccTAGTGGTGAAATATGTGACCAAATTAGTCTCAATTTGAGATTAATgtctatttctttttattaaaataacagtaaattatatttaaggtTGTTAAactgttaataaattttaccatatttaattttattaatataattatacttattattcttgtaaaattttaaatcaatttcatattttattattttgaatgtgaaaaaataaaacgaaatgaatgtaaatttataaaaacatcaTGATTAGGCTCtgtatgtataaattttaaacataattttgtaGACCTTAGTAATGGTTTTAAATTGAGTTgggtataaataattttttggattcaattaaaaatacttttaacttaaaatagctcaatttcaaataattggaAAAGTAAACAAAGATAGTAGTGACAATTTAGATCAATGAATCAATTTCACGTAGCGGTGATATATGTGACCAAATTAGATTGAAAAACAATTTCAAGTTTTTCATCAAGTTGTCAAATTATATGACTATAGAATTTTGATTatcttttgcttttttttaaagaaaaaaaccatttttaatattgattaTATTGAAAGGCATTTTACATGTTCATTAGTAAGCTAATTTTGTTTCAGCCAGTTCAGTTAGTAAACAAGAGATTCACTTAAATAGTTGGTTTTcaatgataattatttgatgcacaGCATGATTAAATCCAGCTTATAAGCACCTTTTACATTGTGCATTTCAGCTAGTCTGATTGGTGTATCAGGGTTGACAAAAGAGATACCATTCAGTATAGCATGAAGCTTCCCATCAATCATAACTGGAGTCAAGTTTTGTAACATATACGTGTCAGTCATTTTAATTGAACCATAGTGAAAAGGAGCCTTGAGGATTCggtttttttacctaaatataataataataaaaaataccaaaGTAGGTTGTCAGTTggattattttctaaaatggtATACTTTTTTAGGTCGCGCCTATCTGCCTACCTGACAGGCATAACCgcttttttatattaaaatattttttgtttaataaaatattattattttatttttattaaaaatatttaaatttatatacatgtaaaaaTACGGCCAACAAGTCAAAATACTCAAAACAGGTCGTGCTTGATAGGTAGGCACAACTGCCACGTTAGCTCCCCCCTGCGCCCTGCGTGGTGGCCTCTGCTACTGCCCTCTGCTAAACTAAACACCAACAACTTCTAATTACTTTAGGTTTAGGTAATTGAAAGTTGCCTATTCGAGTTagattttaagttgttttaaatTCGGGatagttttgaatttaaattagttttgtGTAAATATGAAGattaaatttagtaattttttaaaaattaagactaaattgatagaatgtataaatattgaaaggtaaaatttgttattaggtGTCAAACTTTATATATCAACTTGACAACATGGTaactaaaaaaatctaatttcgATAATCTTCTTGGCTAAATcgaaaaattttattgttgggtgaccaaaacaaaaacactcTCATGATTGAGTGACTATTTATGTAGTTTATCTGATAAATAAATGACCATGACATCCAATCGTTTCAAACTTAACaacatagggactaaaaagaacaattcaattagttttgtaattaatttgaaaatttccaTAGTccaatgatcaaaataaaaacacgGTACAAGTTTAGTGGCTAATTAGattatttaccttttaaaatatataaatttaatagatatttttaaaatctattaagTCGACTAAttcaattttagattttgaaaccgaaatgttttaattgattttccaaattgattaaattatttcttttctatcgatttaattgatttgaacCGATTTTCTCACCGTTGAATTCTCCA
The window above is part of the Gossypium raimondii isolate GPD5lz chromosome 9, ASM2569854v1, whole genome shotgun sequence genome. Proteins encoded here:
- the LOC105800805 gene encoding dof zinc finger protein DOF5.4; protein product: MQDTHSIGGGRILSGGGGVGYGRLRPQHHQALQCPRCDSLNTKFCYYNNYNLSQLRYFCKSCRRYWTKGGVLRNVPVGGGCRKARHSKIKPSATITVAAAAVQPQLLQKQHCNQLKENTHSSSESSSLTATNFNVPATNNNNNSGGSTAEAAPAVTSHSSLINLSDSKLYENPNDLGFTEMESFTSLITWSNNETVPFGFGNVFSEQGQWQQLQQQPKMVSTGVEELTMGLLDPTVEIELANLDNRSKGGDCGGFRPLDWEGGGDQGTTLLDLSNGDQTYWNQNQWTDQDPPTLYLP
- the LOC105800806 gene encoding F-box protein At4g22280, producing MAMCVEDRISKFSDHILCHILSFLPIKEAVRTSIISTKWRNLFASISIIEFDGDLLRRLTDRNIDSFKNFVDRLLKFPDQVSLDCFRLHDGISSWNDGISSWIDGDHDFDVSGWICAALCRGVKEIDLKLYNLGDVPPDVPPVLFTCHSLVNLTLVALGFKIEVPSDVCLGNLKTFYLESVFVCDSINRLISNCHVLEDLTFMYCSVANASELNIQSPSLKELTLYFDPPDIDHSVHSVVINAPNLVYFRYGGDIVRVYPLGNMKSLEKAQIYIWFGSETNAAHLYQGICNIRSLTLQISKEIFPTSRLPIFHNLIELEFHGDICFVEILHCMPNLKKLILKYLV